A window from Chitinophaga filiformis encodes these proteins:
- a CDS encoding SusD/RagB family nutrient-binding outer membrane lipoprotein, translated as MKKNFVRSVLGALSVLLFIQTGCHKFLDINEAPTKLIDPDPSYLLPTSQANISMVIGNHFQVYGGIWAQYWTQDISGIQYRNIEQVNLTPSDFDRPWQLLYVGALRNLQVIINKANTKRVKQYAGIAELLKAYTYQVLTDAFGDIPVRDAVRAVDEDILAAAYDPQKMVYDSIFAMIDRGLNLIDPESTVRPGNDDLIFGGNMAAWEAFGNTLKLRAYMRLAKIDAAFAARGISTLDGARFLTSDAKITYVNTNGNNNPLFAEILGLGRTQNLVASSTAVDRMNGLNDPRVYKFYRTDPDTMGIAGIPQGTYRMQWNYLFSTPNVAVGAYGQNDSSALAPVKFISAAESYFLQAEAVARGWLPGDAKGLYRQGITASFTAYNVAQRNYISNVVDAFPATGTEAQVKAIITQKYFAMCGNQNFEAWTEWRRTGYPSFLVRSQASVLPAGRMPQRLLYPTSEITRNPKFPGAKRVYDKVWWDAN; from the coding sequence ATGAAGAAGAATTTTGTAAGATCAGTCTTGGGAGCACTTTCTGTGCTATTATTCATACAAACGGGTTGCCATAAATTCCTGGATATAAATGAGGCGCCAACGAAGCTTATTGATCCCGATCCCAGCTATCTGTTGCCCACCAGTCAGGCGAATATCAGTATGGTGATTGGCAACCACTTCCAGGTTTACGGTGGCATATGGGCGCAGTATTGGACACAGGATATCAGTGGGATCCAGTACAGGAACATCGAACAGGTGAATTTGACCCCATCAGATTTTGACAGGCCATGGCAATTACTATATGTGGGGGCCTTACGAAATCTGCAGGTGATCATCAATAAAGCAAATACCAAAAGGGTGAAGCAATATGCCGGTATAGCTGAGCTGCTGAAGGCTTACACCTATCAGGTACTGACTGACGCATTTGGCGATATCCCTGTAAGGGATGCTGTCAGGGCTGTGGATGAGGACATCCTGGCGGCAGCTTATGATCCCCAGAAAATGGTGTACGATAGCATTTTTGCGATGATCGACAGGGGGTTGAACCTGATAGATCCTGAAAGCACTGTGCGGCCGGGAAATGATGACCTGATATTTGGTGGTAATATGGCTGCATGGGAGGCTTTCGGTAACACTTTGAAGCTCCGCGCATATATGCGGCTGGCTAAAATTGATGCAGCATTTGCAGCCCGTGGCATAAGCACTCTTGATGGTGCAAGGTTTCTGACCTCAGATGCAAAGATCACCTATGTAAACACTAACGGGAACAATAACCCTTTGTTCGCCGAAATACTGGGGCTTGGAAGAACACAGAACCTGGTTGCCAGCAGTACCGCCGTTGACCGGATGAATGGACTGAATGATCCCCGTGTTTATAAGTTCTACAGAACGGATCCTGATACCATGGGGATAGCTGGTATTCCCCAGGGAACTTACCGGATGCAGTGGAATTACCTGTTTTCCACTCCCAATGTAGCGGTAGGTGCTTACGGGCAAAATGACTCCTCTGCGCTGGCGCCTGTAAAATTCATTTCCGCTGCGGAGAGCTATTTCCTGCAGGCAGAAGCTGTTGCACGCGGGTGGCTTCCCGGAGATGCGAAAGGCCTGTACCGGCAGGGGATCACTGCCAGCTTTACTGCATATAACGTTGCTCAGCGTAACTACATCAGTAACGTTGTTGATGCCTTCCCAGCTACCGGTACCGAAGCGCAGGTAAAAGCCATCATCACCCAGAAATACTTTGCCATGTGCGGAAACCAGAACTTCGAGGCATGGACAGAATGGCGCCGTACCGGTTATCCTTCCTTCCTGGTTCGTTCGCAGGCATCCGTGCTGCCTGCCGGCCGGATGCCGCAGCGGTTACTATATCCGACCTCGGAAATCACCAGGAATCCAAAGTTCCCGGGTGCTAAACGGGTTTACGATAAGGTCTGGTGGGACGCTAATTAA